In Vibrio coralliilyticus, the following are encoded in one genomic region:
- a CDS encoding DUF5062 family protein yields MSKNSKLHNEDKLVKKALEIGAKMAKMQGFELPQSPQPVRVKAIYLFLVDAKQITPLPDSKLDGANIKHRLALWIHSALPDNDPLK; encoded by the coding sequence ATGTCAAAAAACTCCAAGCTGCACAATGAAGATAAGCTGGTTAAGAAAGCGCTAGAAATAGGTGCAAAGATGGCTAAGATGCAGGGATTCGAGCTGCCTCAGTCGCCTCAACCAGTGAGAGTCAAAGCGATTTACCTATTTTTAGTTGATGCTAAGCAGATAACACCGTTACCTGATAGCAAACTTGACGGTGCCAATATCAAGCATAGACTCGCATTGTGGATCCACAGTGCATTGCCTGATAACGATCCTTTAAAATAG
- a CDS encoding GNAT family N-acetyltransferase, with protein MNNASFLKVNGNIIDDIIDLTVEESQKHLIASNAEWLAQASFNDSSISYAIYLDQKPAGLISLIDPRLLDKFDDHFQKEHLYVWRVMIDHRFQGKGLGNQAINFSKRYASMIGLQGVSLTTMDKEEGNALSVYQKLGFTPTGRRLDDEIELIFSFNN; from the coding sequence ATGAATAACGCTAGCTTTTTAAAAGTAAACGGCAACATCATCGATGATATAATTGATCTCACGGTGGAAGAGTCTCAAAAACATCTCATTGCTAGCAACGCAGAGTGGCTTGCTCAGGCAAGTTTCAACGACAGCAGTATCAGCTACGCCATTTATTTAGACCAAAAGCCGGCAGGGCTCATCTCCCTTATCGATCCAAGACTACTCGACAAGTTCGATGATCACTTTCAAAAAGAGCACTTGTACGTGTGGCGTGTCATGATTGACCATCGCTTTCAAGGTAAGGGATTGGGAAATCAAGCGATTAACTTCAGTAAGCGATATGCTTCAATGATCGGTTTACAAGGAGTGTCCCTGACCACAATGGATAAAGAAGAAGGTAATGCGCTCTCTGTTTATCAAAAGCTTGGCTTTACCCCGACAGGCAGAAGGCTTGATGACGAAATTGAATTAATTTTTAGTTTCAATAACTAA
- a CDS encoding threonine aldolase family protein: MSSQLKQLCHTILPGNKEESPAEHFAKMAAWCEEHNVAHDIYGEGETIQAFEQKVADLLGYEAGLFVITGTMTQPTVLELVTKQKRNPVVAMHPSSHIYVHERQGYQLQNRFSILPVGNLYQTWSLSDLQAWPDEIAAVLYELPMREIGGQLPSWESLEEIKSYCSANDIHLHMDGARLWETAAYYQKEYHQIAKGFDTAYVSLYKGINGLGGSMLLGSKEFVERASIWMKRQGGNVYHRTPYIVSAAMQFDDRLAKLPALFERTKQVYKIIREFPALAVRPAEPQSNMLHLIVPFSCQEVKELQHAFATKEGIWFGHPQVTAHPNQSIIEWYVGDNLLEYEDNALRDFFAKLLGDKA; the protein is encoded by the coding sequence ATGAGCAGTCAGTTGAAACAGCTTTGTCATACGATTTTACCCGGCAATAAAGAAGAATCACCCGCCGAGCACTTTGCCAAAATGGCAGCATGGTGTGAGGAGCATAATGTCGCTCACGATATATATGGCGAAGGAGAAACCATTCAGGCGTTTGAGCAGAAAGTGGCGGATTTGCTTGGTTATGAAGCTGGTTTGTTTGTCATCACGGGAACGATGACACAACCAACCGTGTTGGAGTTGGTCACCAAACAGAAACGCAATCCAGTGGTGGCGATGCACCCTTCCAGCCATATCTATGTCCATGAAAGGCAAGGTTATCAACTGCAAAATCGTTTCAGTATTCTTCCGGTTGGTAACCTATATCAGACATGGTCATTAAGTGATCTCCAGGCATGGCCGGATGAAATTGCGGCGGTATTGTATGAATTGCCAATGCGTGAAATTGGTGGCCAACTGCCAAGTTGGGAAAGTTTAGAAGAGATTAAGTCTTACTGCTCAGCGAATGATATCCATCTCCATATGGATGGTGCAAGACTATGGGAAACCGCTGCCTATTATCAGAAGGAATATCATCAAATCGCTAAAGGCTTTGATACCGCTTATGTATCACTTTACAAAGGGATCAACGGTCTGGGTGGCTCTATGCTACTAGGATCAAAGGAATTTGTTGAGCGCGCATCGATTTGGATGAAACGTCAGGGAGGAAACGTTTATCATCGCACACCTTATATTGTGTCAGCGGCAATGCAGTTTGACGATAGGTTGGCAAAACTGCCTGCTCTTTTTGAGCGAACTAAACAAGTTTACAAGATTATCCGAGAGTTTCCGGCTCTTGCAGTGAGACCCGCTGAGCCTCAGTCAAATATGCTGCATCTAATTGTTCCTTTTAGTTGTCAAGAAGTGAAAGAGCTACAACACGCTTTTGCCACTAAAGAAGGTATTTGGTTTGGTCACCCACAAGTTACCGCGCATCCAAATCAATCCATCATAGAATGGTATGTTGGTGACAATCTATTGGAGTACGAAGACAATGCTCTGAGAGATTTTTTCGCTAAGCTGCTGGGTGACAAGGCGTGA